A window from Rana temporaria chromosome 8, aRanTem1.1, whole genome shotgun sequence encodes these proteins:
- the CALHM1 gene encoding calcium homeostasis modulator protein 1, with protein MDKFRMIFQFLQANQESFMNGICGIMALASAQLYTTFDFNCPCLPNYNLSYAMGVMCVPPIVFFLLGFVMNNNVSMLAEEWKRPTGMRQKDAAVLRYMFCSMTQRALIAPAVWISVTLLHGESFICAFSTSIPVDKLGNMTGVVDLSEKEIRRILARIPCKDIYDGNHIIPQEVATRYLRCISQAFGWTFVLLMTFMAFLIRAIRPCFTQAAFLKSKYWSHYIDIERKLFDETCTEHAKSFAKLCIQQFFENINRDMEMGHPHILEKEPKEPKDSKETEQEEADKLLGVTSQGTMNTLLQNWHRCKPPLNLKSYEHLNGNGCIKETFELNNINIPKKEIVTYYSKV; from the exons ATGGATAAATTTCGTATGATCTTCCAGTTCCTGCAAGCCAACCAGGAATCTTTCATGAATGGAATATGTGGTATCATGGCACTTGCGAGTGCCCAACTATACACAACATTTGATTTTAATTGCCCGTGTCTTCCAAACTACAACTTGTCATATGCTATGGGGGTTATGTGTGTACCACCTATCGTATTTTTCTTATTGGGGTTTGTAATGAACAATAATGTCTCAATGCTTGCCGAGGAATGGAAGAGGCCAACAGGCATGAGGCAGAAAGACGCAGCTGTATTGCGATATATGTTCTGTTCAATGACTCAGCGAGCGTTAATTGCCCCAGCAGTATGGATATCAGTGACGTTGCTACATGGTGAAAGCTTTATATGTGCATTTAGCACATCTATTCCTGTGGACAAGCTGGGAAATATGACTGGCGTAGTAGACTTGTCTGAAAAGGAAATCAGGCGAATACTGGCCAGGATTCCTTGCAAGGATATTTATGATGGAAATCATATCATACCACAGGAGGTGGCAACCAGATACCTGCGCTGCATTTCTCAG GCATTTGGATGGACCTTTGTTTTACTCATGACCTTCATGGCATTTCTCATCAGAGCCATACGACCCTGCTTCACACAAGCAGCCTTTCTTAAGAGCAAATATTGGTCGCACTATATTGACATTGAGCGCAAGCTTTTCGATGAAACCTGTACTGAACATGCAAAAAGTTTTGCAAAGCTCTGCATTCAGCAATTCTTCGAGAACATTAACCGAGACATGGAGATGGGTCATCCCCATATTCTAGAGAAGGAACCAAAGGAACCAAAGGATTCAAAGGAAACAGAGCAGGAGGAGGCAGACAAACTACTGGGAGTCACCAGCCAGGGAACAATGAACACTCTTCTACAGAATTGGCACAGATGTAAACCCCCTTTAAACCTGAAATCCTATGAACATCTAAATGGAAATGGATGTATTAAGGAAACTTTTGAGCTCAATAACATAAATATACCCAAGAAAGAAATTGTAACTTATTACAGTAAGGTTTAA